A section of the Deinococcus cellulosilyticus NBRC 106333 = KACC 11606 genome encodes:
- a CDS encoding SDR family oxidoreductase, producing MSNLNGKIALVTGATRGAGRAIAVELGKAGATVYATGRTTRQHTSEIGRRETIDDTVDIIEQHGGKAYAVQVDHTDPVQVKSLMERIQQESGRLDILINDIWGGDHLAQWVPFWEHDLEKGLRLLDNAVKSHIITSHYAAPMMIQQGSGLIIEITDGITEAYRHSLFYDLAKVSVNRLAFAQSQELSKHGITAFALTPGFLRSEAMLDHFGVTEENWRDAVQKEPHFIVSETPYYLARAVVALASDPNISSKNGGRYATWNLYQEYGFTDLDGTQPDWGRYARETIGIDAG from the coding sequence ATGTCAAACCTGAACGGAAAGATCGCCCTGGTCACCGGAGCCACACGCGGCGCAGGCAGAGCCATTGCCGTTGAGCTGGGCAAAGCGGGAGCCACCGTGTACGCCACAGGCCGCACCACAAGGCAGCACACCTCTGAGATCGGGCGTCGAGAGACCATTGATGATACGGTAGACATCATCGAGCAGCACGGAGGAAAAGCTTACGCCGTGCAGGTGGACCACACCGATCCAGTGCAGGTGAAAAGCCTGATGGAGCGCATCCAGCAGGAATCTGGAAGGCTGGACATCCTGATCAATGACATCTGGGGAGGGGACCACCTGGCCCAGTGGGTGCCTTTCTGGGAGCATGACCTGGAAAAAGGGCTCAGGCTGCTGGACAATGCGGTGAAAAGCCACATCATCACCAGTCATTACGCTGCCCCCATGATGATCCAGCAGGGATCGGGCCTGATCATTGAGATCACCGATGGGATCACGGAAGCCTACCGCCACAGCCTGTTTTACGATCTGGCGAAGGTTTCGGTGAACCGTCTGGCCTTTGCCCAGTCCCAGGAGCTTTCTAAGCATGGCATCACTGCCTTTGCCCTGACGCCCGGGTTTCTGCGTTCCGAGGCCATGCTGGACCACTTCGGAGTGACCGAGGAGAACTGGCGGGATGCGGTCCAGAAAGAACCCCACTTCATTGTCTCTGAGACCCCTTATTATCTGGCCCGTGCAGTGGTGGCCCTGGCTTCAGATCCGAACATCTCCAGCAAAAACGGTGGCCGTTACGCCACCTGGAACCTCTATCAGGAATATGGATTCACCGATCTGGACGGGACACAGCCAGACTGGGGCCGTTATGCCCGCGAAACCATCGGCATTGATGCAGGCTGA
- a CDS encoding alpha/beta hydrolase family protein: MTTRHQLMQFSGDQVQLSGTLVLPEIPGTYPAVICVHGSGPEPRAWSLDVAEQFAEHGIAALVYDKRGTGESSGDWTSASYHTLAKDVLGGVAALRNHPEVSSVGLRGVSQGGWVAPLAASMSQEVDFLVMVSPAVMSPAEQELYRVETQMRRAGESEEDIQEALAIYRIFNRAARLDRDLLPIMRLYDLLAVKKYMSFGEQLPPEPVLLNIFKQWQEVLDLDILPVLRGLNIPVLALFGDRDTFVPVQKSSENLRSALKASPDLTVLHFENGTHFMTDDTSGEKIPEASEKTIQWILQRAQPASMPMVSRA, encoded by the coding sequence ATGACCACCAGACACCAGTTGATGCAGTTCTCCGGCGATCAGGTCCAGCTTTCAGGCACCCTTGTGCTTCCAGAAATCCCTGGAACATACCCTGCAGTGATCTGTGTGCATGGGTCAGGGCCGGAACCCAGAGCCTGGTCTCTGGATGTGGCAGAGCAGTTTGCAGAACATGGAATTGCAGCCCTGGTCTATGACAAACGGGGCACAGGCGAATCTTCAGGAGACTGGACCTCTGCCTCCTATCACACCCTGGCAAAGGACGTTCTGGGAGGGGTGGCAGCCCTGAGAAACCATCCTGAGGTCTCCAGTGTGGGCCTCAGAGGGGTCAGTCAGGGCGGATGGGTGGCCCCTCTTGCGGCCTCCATGTCACAGGAAGTGGATTTTCTGGTCATGGTCTCCCCTGCTGTGATGAGTCCAGCAGAGCAGGAACTGTACCGGGTGGAAACCCAGATGCGCAGGGCAGGTGAATCCGAAGAGGACATTCAGGAAGCTCTGGCGATCTACCGGATTTTCAACAGGGCTGCAAGACTGGACCGGGACCTGCTCCCCATCATGAGGCTGTATGACCTGCTCGCCGTCAAAAAATACATGTCTTTTGGTGAACAGTTGCCTCCAGAGCCTGTCCTCCTGAACATCTTCAAACAGTGGCAGGAGGTGCTGGACCTCGACATTTTGCCTGTGCTGAGGGGTCTGAACATCCCAGTGCTTGCCCTTTTTGGAGACAGGGACACTTTCGTGCCTGTGCAGAAAAGCAGTGAAAACCTGCGCTCTGCCCTGAAAGCAAGCCCTGATCTGACCGTCTTGCATTTTGAAAACGGCACCCACTTCATGACAGACGACACCTCGGGAGAGAAAATTCCCGAGGCATCTGAAAAAACCATCCAGTGGATTCTGCAGCGTGCTCAGCCTGCATCAATGCCGATGGTTTCGCGGGCATAA
- a CDS encoding ABC transporter permease: MASYTRMYFDLLAQNIKTKLEYRVNFFIGGISTLAGQVAGLLTLWVVMETIPTLKGWTLHQLLLIYGLLVLSKSLNHMFADNLWRLGWAYIRTGDFDRYLVRPVNPLFHLIADRFCEDGIGNFVVGLGLLIYSSIALDIPWTFFNVLYTLLMVLSGGLVFFGINLITASLSFWMTDSLPLMWGVFETHEFAKYPLKIYHTSVNVIFTWILPFGIASYYPASYLLGHPVGWLAWIAPLVALVLVLVGYGVWKTGLSRYTGAGS, encoded by the coding sequence ATGGCCAGTTACACCCGCATGTACTTCGATCTGCTCGCACAGAACATCAAAACCAAACTGGAATACCGGGTAAATTTCTTCATCGGAGGCATCAGCACCCTGGCCGGACAGGTGGCAGGCCTCCTGACCCTCTGGGTGGTGATGGAAACCATCCCGACCCTGAAAGGCTGGACCCTGCACCAGTTGCTCTTGATTTATGGGTTGCTGGTCCTGTCCAAATCTCTGAACCACATGTTTGCAGACAACCTGTGGCGACTGGGCTGGGCCTACATCCGCACCGGAGACTTTGACCGTTACCTGGTGCGCCCGGTGAATCCCCTCTTTCACCTGATCGCAGACCGCTTCTGTGAAGATGGCATCGGGAATTTCGTGGTGGGTCTGGGTCTGTTGATCTACAGCAGCATTGCACTGGACATTCCCTGGACCTTTTTCAACGTCCTGTACACCTTGCTGATGGTCCTGAGTGGAGGTCTGGTGTTCTTCGGCATCAACCTGATCACCGCAAGCCTGTCTTTCTGGATGACCGATTCCCTGCCCCTGATGTGGGGGGTGTTCGAGACGCACGAATTCGCCAAATACCCCCTGAAGATCTATCACACCAGCGTCAATGTGATTTTCACCTGGATTCTGCCCTTCGGAATTGCGTCATATTACCCTGCCAGTTATCTTCTAGGTCATCCGGTGGGGTGGCTCGCCTGGATTGCTCCTCTGGTGGCCCTGGTTCTGGTTCTTGTGGGGTATGGAGTCTGGAAAACGGGACTGAGCAGGTACACGGGGGCGGGAAGTTAA
- a CDS encoding ABC transporter permease: MNAVLNRLGVYWDVGMIQAKSRMAYTAWFWASLFVQTVGLLVMVYFWSAVYENQDSIKGQSVQQTLNYIMLARMLSGLTGSGIIQRFGQLLNRGELAIELLRPVDFQFQNLAQALNRWFTDLLMRWQLWVIAIVFFHLQLPTEPLAYVYFLISLVLGCIIVFFFEWMIACIVFVTTESWGLNVLKEGVASFLSGALIPLTLMPDWLRTVAEFTPFSKAVFVPASFLSGLTPVSDGPRMLLELVLWVVGLCLLSRFIFAKMVKHATIQGG, from the coding sequence ATGAATGCTGTCCTGAACCGCCTGGGGGTGTACTGGGATGTGGGCATGATCCAGGCCAAATCCCGCATGGCCTACACGGCCTGGTTCTGGGCCAGCCTTTTTGTGCAGACGGTGGGTCTGCTGGTGATGGTGTATTTCTGGAGTGCCGTTTATGAAAACCAGGACAGCATTAAAGGCCAGAGCGTCCAGCAGACGCTGAATTACATCATGCTGGCCCGCATGCTTTCTGGACTGACTGGATCGGGCATCATCCAGCGTTTTGGGCAACTGCTGAACCGGGGAGAACTGGCGATTGAACTCTTGAGGCCTGTGGATTTTCAATTTCAGAACCTCGCTCAGGCTTTAAACCGCTGGTTCACGGACCTGCTGATGCGCTGGCAACTGTGGGTGATCGCCATTGTGTTCTTTCATCTGCAACTGCCCACTGAGCCACTGGCTTATGTTTACTTCCTGATTTCGCTGGTGCTGGGCTGCATCATCGTGTTCTTTTTTGAGTGGATGATCGCCTGCATCGTGTTCGTGACCACCGAATCCTGGGGCCTGAATGTGTTGAAAGAAGGGGTGGCGTCGTTCTTAAGTGGTGCCCTGATTCCGCTGACCCTGATGCCCGACTGGCTCAGGACGGTGGCAGAGTTTACGCCATTCAGCAAGGCGGTTTTTGTCCCAGCTTCCTTCCTGAGTGGGCTCACTCCGGTTTCGGATGGACCCAGGATGCTGCTGGAACTCGTGTTGTGGGTTGTGGGCCTGTGCCTGCTTTCCAGATTCATTTTCGCAAAGATGGTCAAACACGCGACCATTCAGGGAGGCTGA
- a CDS encoding ABC transporter ATP-binding protein, translated as MEALPIDVQNLKKIFAIPRKEPGLMGAVKGLFKPEYQYKTAVNDLSFQVRKGEVVGYIGVNGAGKSTTIKILTGILAPSGGQVRILGRDPFKNRVANARDIGVVFGQRTQLWWDLALVESLRLIARMYDVPDSRYKTLLEEFSETLELDELLSKPVRTMSLGQKMRAELAATLIHEPRIVYLDEPTIGLDIMAKQRIRDFIKRQSQERDVSVLLTTHDLGDIEELCQRIIIIDNGQIIYDGQLSTIKNHFGTHRIITFETAETLNTSRLLLPRGAELLSAEGQKLTLKFNRSEASASQVAAHIMQQTDVQDFQLQEPDLTSIISQIYQGALQREKVGA; from the coding sequence ATGGAAGCGCTACCCATTGACGTGCAGAATCTGAAAAAAATCTTTGCCATTCCCAGAAAAGAGCCAGGACTGATGGGAGCGGTGAAGGGCCTGTTTAAACCCGAATACCAATACAAAACAGCGGTGAATGACCTCAGTTTTCAGGTGAGAAAGGGAGAAGTGGTCGGGTACATCGGGGTGAACGGTGCAGGCAAGAGCACCACCATCAAGATCCTGACCGGCATTCTGGCCCCTTCTGGTGGGCAGGTGCGCATCCTTGGCCGGGACCCCTTCAAGAACCGTGTTGCCAATGCCCGGGACATCGGGGTGGTCTTTGGACAGCGCACACAACTGTGGTGGGACCTTGCCCTGGTGGAATCCCTTCGTCTGATTGCCCGCATGTATGACGTGCCAGACAGCCGCTACAAGACCCTGCTGGAAGAATTCTCTGAGACCCTGGAACTCGATGAACTCCTCTCAAAACCTGTGCGCACCATGTCTCTGGGCCAGAAGATGCGGGCAGAACTCGCTGCGACCCTGATTCACGAACCCAGAATTGTGTATCTGGATGAGCCGACCATCGGCCTGGACATCATGGCCAAGCAGAGGATTCGGGATTTCATCAAGAGGCAGAGCCAGGAGCGGGATGTGAGTGTGCTCCTCACCACCCACGACCTTGGAGACATTGAGGAACTGTGCCAGCGGATCATCATCATCGACAACGGGCAGATCATCTATGATGGTCAGCTCTCCACCATCAAGAACCACTTCGGGACGCACCGCATCATCACCTTCGAGACTGCTGAAACCCTGAACACCTCCAGACTGCTTCTTCCCAGAGGGGCTGAACTCCTGTCTGCAGAAGGTCAGAAACTGACCCTGAAATTCAACCGCAGTGAGGCCAGTGCCAGTCAGGTGGCCGCACACATCATGCAGCAAACAGACGTGCAGGATTTTCAGTTGCAGGAACCGGACCTCACCTCAATCATCTCCCAGATCTATCAGGGGGCTTTGCAAAGGGAAAAGGTGGGGGCATGA
- a CDS encoding nuclear transport factor 2 family protein, protein MYHAIVRSIIRTAFRTLSQGKNADLNRILQLFSSKAMFSFSGDHALGGQRQGTTDIRKWFERFQRIFPAIHFKVDRILVSGWPWNTLVTTFFTVQAPLPDGWTYQNEGLQVLRICWGKITEDHLFEDTSRLQDALSCLEKHGLQEAGMPPL, encoded by the coding sequence ATGTATCACGCAATTGTGCGCTCCATCATCAGAACTGCTTTTCGAACCCTCAGCCAGGGAAAAAACGCTGATCTCAACAGAATTCTTCAGCTGTTCTCGTCAAAGGCAATGTTTTCTTTTTCTGGAGACCATGCTCTGGGAGGCCAGCGTCAGGGCACCACTGACATCCGAAAGTGGTTTGAACGTTTCCAGCGCATCTTCCCAGCAATCCACTTCAAAGTGGACAGGATTCTGGTCAGTGGATGGCCCTGGAACACACTGGTGACCACTTTTTTCACAGTGCAGGCTCCTCTGCCAGATGGTTGGACCTACCAGAATGAAGGGCTTCAGGTCCTCAGGATCTGCTGGGGCAAAATCACCGAAGACCACCTGTTTGAGGACACTTCCAGGCTGCAAGATGCCCTGAGTTGCCTGGAAAAACATGGCCTGCAAGAAGCGGGAATGCCGCCTCTTTAA
- a CDS encoding menaquinone biosynthetic enzyme MqnA/MqnD family protein, whose product MSKPYRIGLIDFANVAPINEYLPESDQYEIHRGVPTEMNRQLLAGEIDLANISSFEFLQNADLLSALPDFSVSVLGPVYSVNLFHNMPWEALQGQKIALTTQSATSVKLLEVLLKLSGIEAVLERNEGTVQELLDAGYAGVLKIGDNALREWYQLCGPLEPYASVWDIPSGRGNIQVTDLSMRWYDHFGLPFAFAVWAYRTPPPPELVQNLRKARRTGLGELALVAERNARKLGLPEFIVQHYLWNFRYHLEKPDRSGLLKFAELVGVSGSSLRFSE is encoded by the coding sequence ATGTCCAAACCCTACCGAATCGGGCTGATCGACTTTGCCAACGTCGCCCCCATCAACGAATACCTGCCCGAGTCTGATCAGTACGAGATTCATCGGGGTGTGCCCACAGAAATGAACCGGCAATTGCTTGCGGGCGAGATTGATCTGGCGAACATCAGCAGTTTTGAGTTCCTGCAGAACGCAGACCTGCTGAGTGCCCTGCCAGATTTCAGTGTCAGTGTGCTGGGTCCGGTGTACAGCGTGAACCTGTTTCACAACATGCCCTGGGAAGCACTGCAGGGGCAGAAAATTGCCCTGACCACCCAGAGCGCAACCAGTGTCAAGCTTCTGGAGGTGCTGCTGAAACTCAGTGGCATTGAGGCTGTGCTGGAACGGAATGAAGGCACCGTGCAGGAACTGCTGGATGCAGGTTATGCAGGGGTGCTGAAAATTGGAGACAATGCCCTCAGAGAGTGGTATCAGCTGTGTGGTCCACTGGAACCTTATGCCTCGGTGTGGGACATTCCCAGTGGCAGAGGGAACATTCAGGTCACGGACCTGAGCATGCGCTGGTACGACCATTTTGGTCTGCCTTTCGCTTTTGCCGTCTGGGCTTACCGCACTCCCCCACCTCCTGAACTGGTGCAGAACTTGCGCAAAGCCCGCAGAACGGGTCTGGGTGAGCTTGCTCTGGTGGCTGAACGCAATGCCAGAAAGCTGGGTCTGCCTGAGTTCATTGTGCAGCATTACCTGTGGAACTTCAGGTATCACCTGGAAAAACCTGACCGTTCGGGCCTCCTCAAGTTTGCTGAACTGGTGGGTGTGTCCGGGTCCAGCCTGCGTTTTTCAGAGTAG
- the mqnE gene encoding aminofutalosine synthase MqnE has translation MKFIRDPELIPIAEKVEAGQRLTFEEGLKLYHTPDLNTLARLANLVRERKFGDKTYYVHSLRLSQTNICYVGCTFCGFAAHMNEERAWDWEIDDVLKFVRDRYQPGLTEIHISSGHHPRKPWSYYLELVRALKDNFPGVQVKAWTAAEIWHFTKIAKLSVREVLTQLKEAGLDAMPGGGAEIFAERVRKQIARAKVNADNWLDVHRTAHQIGLHTNATMLYGHIETLAERLDHMHRLRDLQDETGGFYSFIPLAFQPMNNSLAMNLGKTDYTTGLDDLRNLAVARVYLDNFDHIKGYWIQISPELTQVSLDWGVTDIDGTIIEEKISHAAGATSEVGTTEESLRNLILRAGRTPVLRDALYNELKIFPGSAAD, from the coding sequence ATGAAGTTCATCCGCGACCCCGAGCTCATCCCCATCGCTGAAAAAGTGGAAGCGGGACAGAGGCTGACCTTTGAAGAGGGGCTCAAGCTCTACCACACCCCGGACCTCAACACCCTTGCCCGCCTTGCCAATCTGGTCCGGGAACGCAAATTCGGGGACAAGACCTACTACGTGCACTCCCTGCGCCTGTCCCAGACCAACATCTGCTATGTCGGATGCACCTTCTGTGGCTTCGCTGCCCACATGAATGAAGAACGCGCCTGGGACTGGGAAATCGACGATGTCCTGAAGTTTGTCCGGGACCGTTACCAGCCCGGACTCACCGAGATCCACATCTCCAGCGGTCACCACCCCAGGAAACCCTGGAGTTACTACCTGGAACTGGTGCGCGCCCTGAAAGACAACTTCCCTGGCGTGCAGGTGAAAGCCTGGACTGCAGCCGAAATCTGGCACTTCACCAAGATTGCCAAACTGTCCGTGCGGGAAGTCCTGACCCAGCTCAAAGAAGCCGGTCTGGACGCCATGCCCGGAGGGGGTGCAGAAATCTTCGCCGAGCGGGTCCGCAAGCAGATTGCCCGGGCCAAGGTGAACGCCGACAACTGGCTGGATGTGCACCGCACCGCCCACCAGATCGGACTGCACACCAACGCCACCATGCTGTACGGCCACATCGAAACCCTGGCAGAACGCCTGGACCACATGCACCGCCTGCGTGACCTGCAGGATGAAACCGGAGGCTTCTACAGCTTCATCCCTCTGGCCTTCCAGCCCATGAACAACAGCCTGGCCATGAACCTCGGGAAGACCGACTACACCACCGGGCTCGATGACCTGCGAAACCTGGCTGTGGCCCGCGTGTACCTGGACAACTTTGACCACATCAAAGGGTACTGGATTCAGATCTCTCCCGAACTCACCCAGGTCTCACTGGACTGGGGGGTCACGGACATCGATGGCACCATCATCGAGGAAAAGATCTCGCATGCCGCTGGAGCCACTTCCGAAGTGGGCACCACCGAGGAGTCCCTCAGGAACCTGATCCTCAGGGCCGGACGCACTCCTGTGCTCAGGGACGCCCTGTACAACGAGTTGAAGATCTTCCCTGGCAGCGCTGCGGATTGA
- a CDS encoding AbrB/MazE/SpoVT family DNA-binding domain-containing protein — protein sequence MSDLEVQFFGTVTVGERGQIAIPQEAREKFGIHPGDKMLVVSSLFGGIAVIPEKILTDILKQKFREVLEGE from the coding sequence ATGAGTGACCTGGAAGTGCAATTTTTTGGAACCGTGACCGTGGGAGAAAGAGGCCAGATTGCCATCCCACAGGAAGCCCGTGAAAAATTCGGTATTCACCCCGGAGACAAGATGCTGGTGGTGTCCAGCCTGTTTGGTGGCATCGCTGTGATTCCCGAAAAAATCCTCACCGACATTCTGAAACAGAAATTTCGTGAAGTGCTGGAAGGTGAGTGA